One genomic region from Chthoniobacterales bacterium encodes:
- a CDS encoding ion transporter: protein MRWAEFLETPRFEHFIVAVILVNAVVLGLETSKGAVASFGPWLVAIDKLCLVVFCLEIGARLMAYRRAFWRSGWNIFDFAVVAVALVPGAGPWAVLRSLRVLRVMRLLTVIPSLRKVVAAFLHAIPGLGGVLLLMCVFLYTSAVLAVNLFGEKFPQWFGTLGGSLFSLFQILTLEGWADMAREIMAVYPWAPLFFIPFIIVATFTVLNLFIGIIVSTMQELATKPEDAGGTQESATEILQRLEPDLKKLLQQLPRGQARD, encoded by the coding sequence CTGCGCTGGGCGGAGTTCCTAGAAACGCCGCGCTTCGAGCACTTCATCGTCGCGGTCATCCTGGTCAATGCCGTCGTGCTCGGCCTCGAGACGAGCAAAGGCGCAGTGGCTTCGTTCGGGCCCTGGCTCGTGGCCATCGACAAGCTGTGTCTCGTTGTTTTCTGTCTCGAGATCGGCGCACGCTTGATGGCCTACCGCCGGGCGTTCTGGCGCAGCGGGTGGAATATCTTTGACTTCGCCGTTGTCGCGGTGGCCCTCGTGCCGGGCGCAGGTCCGTGGGCCGTGCTGCGCTCGCTGCGGGTGCTGCGGGTCATGCGCCTGCTCACCGTCATCCCGTCGCTGCGCAAAGTGGTGGCCGCGTTTTTGCACGCCATCCCCGGACTCGGCGGCGTCCTGCTGCTGATGTGCGTGTTCCTATACACCTCGGCCGTGCTGGCGGTGAATCTCTTCGGCGAAAAATTTCCGCAATGGTTCGGAACACTCGGCGGCAGTCTCTTTTCGCTGTTCCAAATCCTCACACTCGAGGGTTGGGCGGATATGGCGCGCGAAATCATGGCCGTCTATCCGTGGGCGCCGCTTTTTTTCATTCCGTTCATCATCGTCGCCACCTTCACCGTGCTGAACCTGTTCATCGGCATCATCGTCTCGACCATGCAGGAACTCGCGACCAAGCCCGAGGACGCCGGGGGCACCCAGGAATCTGCCACCGAAATCCTGCAGCGTCTTGAACCGGATCTGAAGAAGCTCCTGCAGCAACTGCCGCGGGGGCAGGCGCGGGATTGA
- a CDS encoding TerC/Alx family metal homeostasis membrane protein, translating into MVDPVTLLWLIFAVVVVGVCTLDLFVITHSHSPVGVANALRWTGIWVALAMGFGFAIYLLHPNGGTLSTLFIAGYLTEYSLSVDNLFVFILIFSLMAVPAAAQPKLIKVGIYLSILLRILFIVFGLALIEKFHWLLYIFGALLVWTAWKMLVADKDEQVNPEGNILYKLASKLLPMRHVPDDSRRLVIKADGRWFITPLFLVFLVIGSTDILFAVDSIPAIMGISQDPFVVITSNIFAVLGLNSLFFALRGVMGMFKFLQHGVSFILFFIGAKMIASAWPPAEHWFKHNTFFSLMFIVTVLALSIVLSVWHTRTNGEAKP; encoded by the coding sequence ATGGTTGATCCCGTCACCCTTCTCTGGCTGATCTTCGCCGTTGTGGTGGTCGGGGTCTGCACCTTGGATCTGTTTGTCATAACGCACAGCCATTCGCCGGTCGGCGTGGCCAATGCGCTGCGGTGGACGGGCATCTGGGTTGCCCTCGCGATGGGCTTCGGATTCGCGATTTATCTTCTGCATCCCAACGGAGGCACGCTTTCCACGCTGTTTATCGCCGGCTACCTCACCGAATACTCTCTTTCGGTGGACAACCTTTTCGTGTTTATCCTCATTTTTTCCCTGATGGCGGTTCCGGCGGCGGCACAACCGAAGCTCATCAAGGTCGGCATTTACCTGTCCATTCTCCTGCGCATCCTTTTCATCGTCTTCGGTCTGGCGCTGATCGAGAAATTCCACTGGCTGCTCTACATCTTCGGCGCATTGCTGGTCTGGACGGCCTGGAAAATGCTCGTCGCCGACAAGGATGAGCAGGTCAACCCGGAGGGCAACATCCTCTACAAGCTTGCCTCGAAACTGCTGCCCATGCGCCACGTTCCGGACGACAGCCGGCGACTGGTGATCAAAGCCGACGGACGCTGGTTCATCACCCCGCTCTTCCTCGTCTTTCTCGTCATCGGCAGCACGGACATCCTTTTTGCCGTCGATTCGATCCCGGCCATCATGGGTATCAGCCAGGACCCGTTCGTCGTCATCACCTCGAACATCTTCGCCGTGCTGGGCCTCAACTCACTTTTCTTCGCGCTCCGCGGGGTGATGGGAATGTTCAAGTTTCTCCAGCACGGCGTGAGCTTCATCCTGTTCTTCATAGGCGCGAAAATGATCGCCAGCGCTTGGCCGCCGGCGGAGCATTGGTTCAAGCACAACACCTTCTTCTCGCTCATGTTCATCGTGACCGTCCTTGCGCTTTCGATCGTGCTTTCGGTCTGGCACACGCGCACCAACGGGGAGGCCAAGCCGTGA
- a CDS encoding exopolysaccharide biosynthesis protein, with amino-acid sequence MTTDTPHPAPKRLSAELLALAEAEEHHDLTLGALMERLEGRVYTLFLLLLSLPMCQPIPLPGLSTPFGVAIALLGLRFAFRQHPWLPKRFLSIKLTSKFFPAALRGGAKVLGTIERLLHPRMTSLFDYRATQFFAGMVICFCGFLLLLPLPVPGTNTLPALTVIFTAAAFSERDGYFLVAAGIAFVATLLFFGALAWGGVEAVSWLGHSV; translated from the coding sequence ATGACAACGGACACGCCACATCCCGCGCCCAAGAGACTTTCCGCCGAGCTGCTCGCGTTGGCGGAGGCCGAGGAGCACCATGATCTGACGCTCGGAGCCCTGATGGAACGTCTCGAGGGCCGGGTTTACACGCTTTTCCTGTTGCTGCTCTCGCTGCCGATGTGCCAACCGATCCCGCTGCCCGGGTTGTCCACGCCGTTCGGGGTTGCCATCGCGCTGCTCGGCTTGCGCTTCGCCTTCCGGCAGCACCCTTGGCTGCCCAAGCGCTTCCTTTCGATCAAACTCACCTCGAAATTTTTCCCCGCCGCGCTGCGCGGCGGCGCAAAAGTTCTGGGAACGATCGAGAGACTGCTGCATCCGCGGATGACCTCCCTGTTCGACTACCGGGCCACGCAATTTTTCGCCGGCATGGTGATCTGCTTTTGCGGCTTCCTGCTGCTTTTGCCGCTGCCGGTTCCCGGCACCAACACCCTGCCGGCGCTCACCGTCATCTTCACCGCCGCCGCTTTCTCGGAGCGCGACGGCTACTTTCTGGTTGCGGCAGGCATTGCGTTCGTCGCGACCCTGCTCTTCTTCGGCGCGCTCGCCTGGGGCGGCGTGGAGGCCGTGTCCTGGCTGGGTCATTCCGTCTGA
- a CDS encoding TerC family protein: MLFPFAEYWWFYVAFTAFVLVVLALDLGVFHREAHEVGFREALAWSIVWVVLALLFGWGFYSYAAWKFPQDPRLLALPGFDPSAAAWQSGLEYLTGYIIEKSLAVDNIFVFVVVFTFFAIPAKYQHRVLFFGIIGALFFRIVFIALGSVLMQYKWIVITFGIFLIATGFKILFAPEKPIDPTKNPLIRLLKKFLPVTPHLEGQKFFIRKEGMLHATPLFIALVFIELSDIIFAVDSVPAIFAVTKEPLIVFTSNVFAILGLRAMYFLLAGVVDKFRFLKYGLGVVLIFVGLKMAWLNNLFGGKFPITWSLGFIVTVISLSVAASWLIPQQTTRHTPPQS; the protein is encoded by the coding sequence ATGTTGTTTCCTTTCGCGGAATACTGGTGGTTCTATGTGGCCTTCACGGCATTCGTGTTGGTTGTGCTCGCTCTGGATCTGGGCGTTTTTCACCGCGAGGCGCATGAAGTCGGGTTTCGCGAGGCGTTGGCTTGGAGCATCGTCTGGGTGGTGCTGGCCCTCCTCTTCGGGTGGGGCTTTTACAGCTACGCGGCGTGGAAATTCCCGCAGGACCCGCGACTGCTGGCGCTGCCGGGATTCGATCCATCCGCCGCCGCGTGGCAAAGCGGCCTGGAATATCTGACCGGCTACATCATCGAAAAGTCCCTCGCGGTGGACAACATCTTCGTCTTTGTCGTCGTCTTCACCTTTTTCGCCATCCCGGCCAAATACCAGCACCGCGTCCTCTTCTTCGGCATCATCGGCGCGCTTTTCTTCCGCATTGTGTTCATCGCGTTGGGCTCCGTGCTCATGCAATACAAGTGGATCGTCATCACGTTCGGGATTTTCCTGATCGCCACGGGTTTCAAGATCCTCTTCGCCCCGGAAAAACCGATCGACCCGACGAAAAATCCGCTCATCCGCCTGCTGAAAAAATTTCTCCCTGTCACCCCGCATCTCGAGGGCCAGAAATTTTTCATCCGCAAGGAGGGCATGCTCCACGCCACCCCGCTTTTCATCGCGCTGGTCTTCATCGAGCTGTCCGACATCATTTTCGCCGTCGATTCGGTGCCGGCCATCTTCGCCGTGACCAAGGAACCGCTCATCGTCTTCACCTCGAACGTTTTCGCCATCCTCGGGCTGCGTGCCATGTATTTCCTCCTCGCCGGCGTCGTGGACAAATTCCGCTTCCTCAAATACGGACTGGGCGTCGTGCTGATTTTCGTCGGCCTGAAAATGGCCTGGCTGAACAACCTCTTCGGCGGCAAATTCCCCATCACGTGGTCGCTGGGCTTCATTGTCACGGTGATCAGTCTTTCGGTCGCCGCTTCTTGGTTGATTCCGCAACAAACAACGCGGCACACGCCGCCGCAATCGTGA
- a CDS encoding TerC/Alx family metal homeostasis membrane protein produces MDTNLMLWGGFFLFVLLMLALDFITAHRKPHVIDTREAFILYGFWTGLALLFNAGIFLFHERGTDAGLEFFTGFLVEKSLSIDNVFVFVLIFNYFRVPAVFQHKILFLGIFGAIVLRAAFILGGLALLERFHWLMYVFGALLVFTGISMMRNKDTETDPEKNWVIRLFRSWFPVSKEYDEGRFFTRRWGALAATPLFVALLAIESSDIVFAVDSIPAIFAISRDPFIVFTSNIFAMLGLRSLYFAVSGVMRMFHALHYGFASIILILGVKMLVSDYYEVPVAASLILILVILLVCIIVSLLLPREEELKMHFERPEKLGLMPFRRLLLIENVVDMAEITVRDSMRRCSGVRHLRLDWPWSYNLAAIHESRYSRYPLLAKEHSKPLGVILLKDLALRHGWPELRSSELREFVRPALELPEDMPLDDALSKFQRGNQHMAFVTGADGAWTGIITLEDVLEELVGKISDESDTDRTGKTISLADAVTPGRIVLDVQAPNLEEAIEKIVTAVPLDQLPADGRKIITQVLQREAAMTTYLGHGLAIPHCRLDSIDAPVLIFARSEEGIPVPGSNERIHMVFLLITPQSVARIQPRFLADIVGLVDSEYVTDRLKQASDPEEVIEAIRDGLQVVLD; encoded by the coding sequence ATGGATACCAATCTCATGCTTTGGGGCGGATTTTTCCTCTTCGTGCTGCTGATGCTCGCCTTGGATTTCATTACCGCCCACCGCAAGCCCCATGTCATCGACACGCGTGAGGCTTTCATCCTCTACGGTTTCTGGACGGGATTGGCCCTGCTCTTCAACGCGGGAATTTTCCTCTTCCACGAGCGCGGCACCGATGCGGGCTTGGAATTTTTCACCGGCTTCCTCGTCGAAAAATCGCTGAGCATCGACAACGTTTTCGTTTTCGTTCTCATCTTCAATTACTTCCGGGTTCCGGCGGTCTTCCAGCACAAGATCCTCTTTTTGGGGATTTTCGGGGCGATCGTCCTGCGCGCCGCCTTCATCCTCGGCGGACTCGCGCTGCTCGAGCGCTTCCACTGGCTGATGTATGTGTTCGGCGCGCTCCTCGTGTTTACCGGCATCAGCATGATGCGGAACAAAGACACGGAGACCGACCCGGAGAAAAACTGGGTGATCCGCCTTTTCCGCAGCTGGTTTCCGGTGAGCAAGGAATACGACGAGGGACGATTTTTCACAAGGCGCTGGGGCGCCCTGGCCGCCACACCGCTCTTCGTCGCTCTGCTGGCCATCGAGTCTTCGGACATCGTCTTCGCCGTCGATTCCATCCCGGCCATTTTCGCCATCAGCCGCGACCCGTTCATTGTTTTCACCTCGAACATCTTCGCCATGCTGGGCTTGCGATCGCTCTATTTCGCCGTTTCCGGCGTGATGCGCATGTTCCACGCCCTGCATTACGGCTTCGCGTCGATCATCCTGATCCTCGGCGTGAAGATGCTGGTCAGCGACTACTACGAAGTCCCGGTGGCAGCGTCGCTCATCCTCATCCTCGTCATACTGCTCGTCTGCATCATCGTTTCGCTGCTACTGCCCCGCGAAGAAGAGCTCAAGATGCACTTCGAACGTCCCGAGAAACTCGGCCTCATGCCGTTCCGGCGCCTGCTGCTCATCGAGAACGTGGTCGACATGGCCGAGATCACAGTGCGCGATTCGATGCGGCGATGCAGCGGGGTCAGACACCTGCGCCTGGACTGGCCGTGGTCCTACAACCTCGCCGCGATCCACGAGTCCCGCTACTCACGCTACCCCCTGCTGGCAAAAGAACACAGCAAACCACTGGGGGTTATTCTGCTCAAAGATCTCGCCCTGCGCCATGGCTGGCCGGAGCTGCGCTCCTCCGAACTGCGCGAGTTCGTGCGCCCGGCGCTGGAATTGCCCGAGGACATGCCACTCGATGACGCACTGTCCAAATTCCAGCGCGGCAACCAGCACATGGCTTTTGTCACCGGCGCCGACGGCGCGTGGACCGGCATCATCACGCTCGAGGACGTCCTCGAGGAATTGGTGGGAAAGATCAGCGACGAGTCCGACACCGACCGCACCGGAAAAACCATTTCGCTGGCCGACGCCGTCACACCGGGGCGCATCGTGCTCGATGTCCAGGCGCCCAACCTCGAAGAAGCGATCGAGAAGATCGTGACGGCTGTGCCGCTCGACCAACTCCCGGCCGACGGGCGCAAAATCATCACCCAGGTTTTGCAGCGCGAAGCGGCCATGACCACCTACCTCGGGCACGGCTTGGCCATCCCGCACTGCCGGTTGGACTCCATCGATGCGCCGGTCCTGATCTTCGCCCGCTCCGAGGAGGGCATTCCCGTTCCCGGAAGCAACGAACGCATCCACATGGTCTTCCTCCTCATCACCCCGCAAAGCGTCGCCCGCATCCAGCCGCGTTTCCTCGCCGACATTGTCGGCCTCGTGGACAGCGAATACGTCACCGACCGCCTCAAACAGGCCTCCGACCCGGAGGAAGTCATCGAAGCCATCCGCGACGGACTCCAAGTGGTGCTCGACTGA
- a CDS encoding amino acid permease: protein MEIHRPRTLGWRRAACLLYGDWGTSKAYVIGLAFAVMGFASLPIVLAVCALSLIVGLNYIIICRCFPAGGGVYSAARPHGRLLAVVGALMLIADFTVTAALSTWAALSYLNVPAEWIPAAAIAVIILFGALNYYGPHHSGTLAVVLAIPVVSSVVGIIALSIPHLSFRGLELPHASFYPNWVAFTGVILALSGVEAIATLTGVLKADKGSPPDSPRVVKNATKAIVPVALEVSVGTALLAWAVLSLPHELKDQMLERRDDILRFAAEHYATAAFGPAGGKIFGLFVGIAFALLLLSAVNTVVAALIGLMFRMSGDNEMPRSFTRLNRHGVPTIPLAVSVVLPVLVLLIAPGLEALAGLYAIGVVGAIAVDLGSTAFNRALPIGWPSRIVMGATFALLCCVWLTLAHTKPDALFFVTCVMILGLALRAWSQKHKGITTVTVPQKVAAMVESVELEKLKPGSLEGGKILLCLRGVTPVLKFAVETAKLRGAALYILYVREVAVAFGASAEGAKARWQDDPEAALIMKTARTVGEEAGVNVVPVYAVAESAGAAIVDVAATLGVDELFLGASGHSALAHLLHGSVVQQVVKNLPDEIGLVIRG from the coding sequence GTGGAAATTCATCGTCCCCGCACCCTCGGCTGGCGCCGCGCCGCCTGTCTCCTTTACGGCGACTGGGGCACGAGCAAGGCCTACGTTATCGGGCTGGCCTTTGCCGTCATGGGCTTCGCTTCGTTGCCCATCGTGCTGGCCGTATGCGCGCTCAGTCTGATCGTCGGGCTCAATTACATCATCATTTGCCGGTGCTTTCCCGCGGGCGGAGGCGTGTATTCGGCCGCGCGGCCGCATGGCCGGCTCCTGGCGGTGGTCGGGGCGCTGATGCTGATCGCCGACTTCACCGTGACAGCAGCCCTGAGCACGTGGGCAGCCCTGAGCTATCTCAATGTCCCCGCGGAGTGGATCCCTGCCGCCGCAATCGCCGTCATCATCCTGTTCGGCGCACTCAATTACTATGGACCGCACCACAGCGGGACCCTGGCGGTGGTCTTGGCCATACCCGTCGTCTCATCCGTGGTGGGCATCATCGCGCTTTCCATACCACATCTCAGCTTCCGCGGTCTCGAACTCCCCCACGCGAGCTTCTACCCGAACTGGGTGGCGTTCACGGGGGTCATTCTGGCGCTGAGCGGTGTCGAGGCCATCGCCACGTTGACCGGCGTGCTCAAGGCGGACAAAGGCTCGCCCCCGGACAGTCCGCGCGTGGTCAAGAACGCCACCAAAGCCATCGTCCCGGTCGCGCTTGAAGTGAGCGTCGGCACCGCCCTGCTGGCCTGGGCCGTGCTGTCGCTACCGCACGAACTCAAGGACCAGATGCTCGAGCGCCGCGACGACATCCTGCGGTTTGCCGCGGAGCATTACGCCACGGCGGCATTCGGGCCGGCCGGCGGGAAAATTTTCGGTCTTTTTGTCGGGATCGCCTTCGCCCTGCTCCTGCTCAGCGCGGTGAACACCGTGGTCGCGGCACTCATCGGCCTCATGTTCCGCATGAGCGGTGACAACGAGATGCCCCGGAGTTTCACGAGGCTCAATCGCCACGGTGTCCCCACCATCCCGCTTGCCGTGTCGGTCGTGCTGCCCGTGCTCGTGCTCCTGATCGCACCTGGACTCGAGGCGCTGGCCGGCCTCTATGCCATCGGCGTGGTCGGGGCCATCGCGGTCGATCTCGGCTCGACCGCCTTCAACCGTGCGCTCCCCATCGGCTGGCCGTCGCGCATCGTCATGGGCGCGACTTTCGCGCTGCTCTGCTGTGTCTGGCTCACCCTCGCCCACACCAAGCCCGATGCCCTGTTCTTCGTCACCTGTGTGATGATCCTCGGTCTCGCTTTGCGCGCGTGGAGCCAGAAGCACAAAGGCATCACGACTGTCACCGTGCCGCAGAAGGTGGCCGCCATGGTCGAATCGGTCGAGTTGGAGAAGCTCAAGCCCGGCTCGCTCGAAGGCGGAAAAATCCTGCTCTGCCTGCGCGGCGTCACGCCGGTGCTGAAATTCGCGGTCGAGACGGCAAAGCTGCGCGGCGCCGCGCTCTACATCCTCTACGTGCGCGAGGTCGCCGTGGCATTCGGCGCTTCCGCCGAGGGCGCCAAGGCGCGTTGGCAGGACGATCCCGAAGCGGCGCTCATCATGAAAACGGCGCGCACCGTGGGCGAAGAAGCCGGGGTGAACGTCGTTCCCGTTTACGCCGTGGCCGAGAGCGCCGGCGCGGCGATCGTTGATGTCGCGGCCACCTTGGGCGTCGACGAACTGTTCCTCGGCGCCTCCGGGCACTCCGCCCTCGCCCACCTCCTGCACGGCAGCGTGGTGCAGCAGGTTGTGAAGAACCTGCCGGACGAGATCGGGCTTGTCATAAGGGGCTGA